A portion of the Luxibacter massiliensis genome contains these proteins:
- a CDS encoding VOC family protein yields the protein MEKMEMVKKELENCGASLAHVGFLTWDNDKAMERLNQIPGFGTWVSDATDWSQDDMIVGPPNSIRCSNGTVWGNVNVELVQPVKGKSSGTHFAEYLEQSGEGLHHFCYKFPNHEDFKRAYQYLKDLGCRDVHHGKLNFGEGSAYAGEMLVEFCYISVEPSGLYIELNWTHPNA from the coding sequence ATGGAAAAGATGGAAATGGTAAAAAAGGAACTTGAGAATTGTGGGGCATCCCTGGCCCATGTGGGGTTCTTGACCTGGGATAACGACAAGGCTATGGAAAGGCTGAACCAGATTCCGGGATTTGGAACGTGGGTATCTGATGCCACAGACTGGAGCCAGGATGACATGATTGTAGGCCCTCCTAATTCTATACGGTGCAGTAATGGTACCGTATGGGGGAATGTGAACGTGGAGCTTGTACAGCCGGTAAAGGGAAAATCATCAGGCACACATTTTGCAGAATATTTGGAGCAGTCAGGAGAAGGGCTTCACCATTTCTGCTATAAATTTCCAAACCATGAGGATTTTAAAAGGGCATATCAATATTTGAAGGATTTAGGATGCAGGGATGTACATCACGGAAAGCTGAATTTTGGAGAGGGCTCTGCATATGCGGGGGAGATGCTGGTAGAGTTCTGTTACATATCTGTGGAACCCAGCGGATTGTATATCGAGCTGAACTGGACACATCCAAACGCATAG
- a CDS encoding phosphoenolpyruvate hydrolase family protein — translation MIISPKPKTRDEILKKLRGQVDQGIPIIGGGAGIGLSAKCEEQGGIDLIITYNSGRFRMDGRPSISGLLPFGSANDIVRELAAQIMPMAPNTPVLAGVFAQDNYRFMDKYLEELKAFGFSGIQNFPSFADFSGSQKVELEEVGYGVENEIEMMRLAHNMDMLTAPYIFNEEQCQAMTEAGADIIVVHCGCTKGGMSGIKTDIAYGLREAAEYAERMAKVAKKANPDVFVICHGGPIAEPEDVKYILEHTENICGFFGASSMERLPAERAITQQVKNFKALHI, via the coding sequence ATGATCATTAGTCCCAAACCAAAAACAAGAGATGAGATTTTAAAAAAGCTGCGCGGGCAGGTGGACCAGGGCATTCCCATTATCGGAGGAGGGGCAGGTATAGGCCTGAGCGCCAAATGCGAGGAGCAGGGGGGCATCGACCTGATTATTACGTATAATTCAGGCAGGTTTAGGATGGATGGAAGGCCGTCTATCAGCGGACTTCTGCCATTTGGCAGTGCCAATGACATTGTGCGGGAACTGGCTGCCCAGATTATGCCGATGGCGCCCAATACACCTGTCCTGGCCGGTGTGTTTGCTCAGGACAACTATCGTTTTATGGATAAATATTTGGAAGAGTTAAAGGCTTTTGGTTTTTCGGGAATCCAGAATTTTCCTTCATTTGCTGATTTTTCAGGTTCCCAGAAAGTGGAGTTGGAGGAAGTCGGATATGGAGTTGAAAATGAAATTGAGATGATGCGGCTGGCCCATAATATGGATATGCTGACGGCTCCCTACATATTTAATGAAGAACAATGCCAGGCAATGACAGAGGCTGGGGCAGACATTATTGTTGTACACTGCGGGTGTACAAAGGGCGGGATGAGCGGCATCAAGACAGATATTGCCTACGGACTTAGGGAGGCGGCAGAATATGCGGAGAGGATGGCAAAAGTAGCTAAAAAGGCCAACCCAGATGTTTTTGTTATCTGCCATGGAGGCCCCATCGCCGAACCAGAAGACGTGAAATATATATTGGAACATACAGAAAATATCTGTGGATTCTTTGGCGCCTCCAGCATGGAACGGCTGCCGGCAGAAAGAGCTATTACACAGCAGGTTAAAAATTTCAAAGCATTGCATATATAA
- a CDS encoding Tm-1-like ATP-binding domain-containing protein: protein MKPTVAVLGTFDTKGEEFCYLIQCLESFHMAVITVDLGTREQRYIPAHYRAAEGISLGQAGELSKDQWMKAMAASGAKTVQDLLREKRIQGIISMGGGQGTFLANQIFRELPLGMPKLLLSTLALLKDSASQFTGLNDTLVMNSLVDISGLNTILKDNIQRAAGALAGMLSFKVQAKNKEKKRAVGISCWGVTTPCVDVVRKTLEMRGYEVYVFHANGEGGTMLERFVREGFLDGVVDVTLSEVSMPLAGSYQEPVRGRLESSGSRRVPRVVAPGGLDMVLRHKGEAEGIVGRKVYFHTPDVVFVRSNIEENRLFASVISEKLNQCEGPVALMLPLKGISKVDVLGEIFFEPETDAVLFGMLKHCVSDKVEIIEMDCDINHPAFGEKAAQVLIDKIEGGEK, encoded by the coding sequence ATGAAGCCGACTGTAGCTGTACTGGGAACGTTTGACACAAAGGGAGAGGAGTTTTGTTATTTAATCCAATGTCTGGAATCATTTCACATGGCGGTTATTACAGTGGATTTGGGTACCAGGGAACAAAGGTATATACCTGCCCATTACCGTGCGGCAGAGGGAATCAGTTTGGGACAGGCGGGAGAACTTTCCAAAGATCAATGGATGAAAGCAATGGCTGCCAGTGGGGCGAAGACTGTGCAGGACCTTCTTAGGGAGAAGAGAATACAGGGTATTATCTCCATGGGCGGAGGCCAGGGAACATTCCTGGCAAACCAGATATTCCGGGAACTTCCCCTTGGAATGCCCAAACTTCTTTTATCCACACTGGCTTTGCTTAAAGACTCGGCCAGCCAGTTTACTGGATTGAACGATACCCTGGTGATGAATTCCCTGGTAGATATTTCAGGCCTGAACACTATTTTAAAAGACAATATACAGAGAGCGGCGGGGGCCCTGGCCGGCATGTTGTCCTTTAAAGTACAGGCAAAAAATAAAGAAAAGAAGCGTGCTGTAGGCATATCTTGCTGGGGAGTGACCACCCCCTGTGTGGATGTGGTGAGGAAAACCCTGGAAATGAGGGGATACGAAGTGTATGTATTTCATGCAAATGGGGAGGGAGGGACTATGCTGGAAAGGTTTGTCAGGGAGGGTTTTCTGGATGGAGTCGTGGATGTGACTCTTTCTGAAGTCAGTATGCCTCTGGCAGGTTCCTATCAGGAACCTGTTAGGGGGAGGCTTGAGAGCTCCGGCAGCCGGAGGGTTCCCCGGGTGGTGGCTCCAGGCGGCCTGGATATGGTACTGAGGCATAAAGGAGAAGCTGAGGGGATTGTGGGGCGCAAGGTGTATTTCCATACCCCGGATGTTGTCTTTGTAAGAAGTAATATAGAAGAGAATCGGCTGTTTGCCAGTGTTATTTCAGAAAAGTTAAACCAGTGCGAAGGGCCCGTGGCACTGATGCTTCCTTTAAAGGGCATATCTAAAGTGGACGTCCTAGGGGAAATTTTCTTTGAACCTGAGACAGATGCTGTATTATTTGGTATGCTGAAACACTGTGTTTCAGACAAGGTTGAAATTATAGAAATGGATTGTGACATTAACCATCCCGCTTTTGGAGAGAAGGCGGCTCAGGTATTGATTGATAAAATAGAAGGAGGAGAAAAATGA
- a CDS encoding D-psicose 3-epimerase produces the protein MKYGLHYIYWQKDLKCTSYVPYVEKVKSLGFDLLELGDYLILRMPPGEVEALAAASREQHIELSLGLDPPGDCALTDESESVRRKGIAFYSHVFPRLEKLGIRTLGGNLLNAAPRAPLNQYLEKEWEHGIASVQKIGQAAREYGISLNIEICNRFEGHILNTAAQGVEFVKAVDMPNVKILLDTFHMNIEEDSFYKAFLTAGNYLGHVHLGENHRRLPGKGHLPWNEIRDGLKAISYQGGMVMEPLVNAGDELGDCCRIWRDMTDKASAQEMEASAKKAVGFIQYLFE, from the coding sequence GTGAAATATGGATTACATTACATTTACTGGCAGAAGGATCTAAAATGTACCAGTTATGTACCCTATGTGGAGAAGGTGAAAAGCCTGGGATTTGACCTGCTGGAACTGGGAGACTATTTGATTTTACGAATGCCCCCCGGAGAAGTGGAGGCCTTGGCGGCGGCCTCCCGCGAACAGCATATAGAGTTGTCGCTGGGCCTGGATCCACCCGGAGATTGTGCTCTGACAGATGAGTCAGAAAGTGTAAGAAGAAAAGGGATTGCGTTTTATTCCCACGTTTTTCCCAGGCTTGAGAAGCTGGGAATACGTACGCTGGGCGGGAATCTTTTAAATGCGGCTCCCAGGGCCCCGCTGAACCAATATTTGGAAAAGGAGTGGGAACATGGAATTGCCTCTGTCCAAAAAATTGGACAGGCGGCCAGGGAATATGGCATATCGCTCAATATAGAAATATGCAACCGGTTTGAAGGCCATATCCTAAATACGGCGGCACAGGGAGTTGAGTTTGTGAAAGCAGTGGATATGCCCAATGTAAAGATACTGCTGGATACCTTCCACATGAATATTGAGGAAGATAGTTTTTACAAGGCATTCCTAACAGCGGGGAACTATCTGGGCCATGTCCATCTGGGAGAAAACCACAGAAGGCTTCCTGGAAAAGGGCACCTGCCATGGAATGAAATCAGAGATGGACTAAAGGCTATCAGTTACCAGGGGGGGATGGTCATGGAACCCCTTGTAAATGCCGGTGATGAACTGGGAGACTGCTGTAGGATCTGGCGTGACATGACAGATAAAGCCAGCGCCCAGGAGATGGAGGCCTCCGCCAAAAAGGCAGTAGGATTTATTCAATACTTGTTTGAATAG
- a CDS encoding sugar ABC transporter permease, whose translation MSNSSENSTAKKISYILTNNFDKVSLFAEMIIIFVTFQIVTDGLFLTTRNMSNLLMQGATCSIIAVTMMLVIVSQNADLSAGSALGFIGCFAAAMQVQQNVNTPLTILAVLAVGVVIGLWHGFWIGYKKLPAFIVTYASQLIFKGGTLLIGDGMSIGPVSDSFSVFGNGYLPKAFLKEASFNDLSLFITILIMAIYLVAAFRGRMKSKKTGTAAGSDTMFALKTVFITAVIFVVCSIMVFQQGFSYAVIILAILGLLFAFIVKYTPFGRYVFAVGGNAEAAKLSGISVEKTVMMIYIFHSVVTAIASIVFLGRVGQATASAGTSFEFIAITGCVVGGTSILGGRGNVLGAIIGTMIMTGLDNGMSLLNLGATWQYIVKGLVLMLAIALDVMSKRGKAN comes from the coding sequence ATGTCAAATAGTAGTGAAAATAGCACGGCGAAAAAAATAAGTTACATACTGACAAATAATTTTGATAAGGTTTCTCTGTTTGCAGAAATGATTATTATATTTGTCACATTCCAGATTGTGACAGACGGCCTGTTCCTGACCACAAGGAATATGTCTAATCTGTTGATGCAGGGTGCCACCTGCTCTATTATCGCAGTTACAATGATGCTGGTGATTGTTTCCCAGAATGCAGACCTCTCAGCCGGAAGCGCTTTAGGCTTTATTGGCTGTTTTGCGGCGGCTATGCAGGTACAGCAGAACGTAAATACACCCCTCACAATCCTGGCGGTGCTGGCAGTGGGTGTTGTGATTGGGTTATGGCATGGATTTTGGATTGGGTATAAGAAGCTGCCCGCATTTATTGTTACTTATGCCAGCCAACTTATTTTTAAGGGAGGCACACTCTTAATAGGGGATGGCATGTCTATAGGGCCTGTATCTGACAGTTTCTCTGTATTTGGAAATGGATATCTGCCGAAAGCATTTTTAAAGGAAGCTTCATTTAATGACTTAAGCCTGTTTATTACCATCCTCATTATGGCTATTTATCTTGTGGCAGCATTCAGGGGAAGGATGAAGAGTAAAAAGACAGGGACGGCAGCCGGGTCAGATACGATGTTTGCCCTAAAGACTGTGTTTATTACAGCAGTTATATTTGTGGTATGCTCCATCATGGTTTTTCAGCAGGGATTCTCATATGCAGTAATTATTCTGGCAATTCTGGGCCTTTTGTTTGCCTTTATTGTCAAGTACACACCCTTTGGGCGCTATGTATTTGCAGTGGGTGGGAATGCAGAGGCCGCGAAACTGTCCGGTATCAGTGTGGAAAAGACTGTAATGATGATCTATATATTCCACAGTGTTGTTACAGCTATCGCTTCTATTGTTTTTCTGGGCCGTGTAGGGCAGGCAACGGCTTCCGCAGGCACATCTTTTGAGTTCATCGCCATTACAGGCTGCGTGGTAGGAGGGACCAGTATCCTGGGAGGCAGAGGGAATGTCCTGGGAGCCATTATAGGGACTATGATTATGACTGGGTTAGATAATGGCATGAGCCTTTTAAATTTGGGGGCAACTTGGCAGTATATTGTAAAAGGACTTGTACTGATGCTGGCTATAGCTCTGGATGTTATGAGCAAGAGGGGAAAAGCAAATTGA
- a CDS encoding xylose ABC transporter ATP-binding protein yields MEDYILQMEHITKTFPGVKALDDVNFNVRRGEIHSLVGENGAGKSTLMKVLSGVYPKGSYTGKMLINGEEQIFSGIKDSEKAGVAIIYQELGLVRSMNVCENVFLGSEKKKGGFIDWDYEYKKTKELLGEVQLDVKPDEKVGLLGTGKQQLIEIAKALSKDVKILILDEPTSSLTEKDTDNLLELLLTLKKRGITCIYISHKLNEVFRISDSITILRDGKTIATKPAADMDVQEIIASMVGRELTNRFPKKEHKAGEAILEVRDWTVENPENPDKPILDHINFQVRKGEILGVAGLMGAGRTELAMSIFGALEEKASGQLFLEGKEIKKMKHPGDAIRQGIGYLSEDRKRYGLILDADIRTNTTLASLNKLLKGGVIDTNLEFKRTKEYIEKLGTKTPSMFQLARNLSGGNQQKVVIAKALLAEPKVLIVDEPTRGIDVGAKYEIYQLMNELVDQGISIVMISSELPEIIGMSDRIYIMYEGKIRGELTAGTDEITQENILFYAAGGIKDNVK; encoded by the coding sequence TTGGAAGACTACATTTTACAGATGGAACACATCACAAAGACCTTTCCAGGTGTAAAGGCTTTAGATGATGTGAACTTTAATGTAAGGCGGGGTGAGATACACTCACTGGTAGGCGAAAATGGAGCGGGAAAATCTACATTGATGAAGGTACTTAGCGGAGTTTACCCCAAAGGATCCTATACCGGGAAAATGCTTATCAACGGTGAGGAACAGATATTTTCTGGAATTAAAGACAGCGAAAAAGCGGGAGTTGCCATTATCTACCAGGAGCTTGGGCTGGTACGGTCTATGAATGTATGTGAGAATGTTTTTCTTGGGAGTGAGAAGAAAAAAGGGGGATTTATTGACTGGGACTACGAGTATAAAAAGACGAAGGAGCTGCTTGGGGAGGTTCAGTTAGATGTAAAACCAGATGAAAAGGTGGGACTTTTAGGGACAGGAAAACAGCAGCTTATTGAGATTGCAAAGGCGCTGAGTAAAGATGTAAAAATTTTGATTTTGGATGAACCTACTTCTTCGCTGACGGAAAAAGATACAGACAATCTCCTGGAACTTCTTTTAACACTCAAGAAAAGGGGGATTACCTGTATTTATATATCCCACAAGCTGAATGAAGTTTTTAGAATATCGGATTCCATCACAATTTTGCGTGATGGAAAGACCATCGCCACCAAACCGGCGGCAGACATGGATGTGCAGGAAATTATTGCCAGTATGGTAGGCCGGGAGCTGACAAACCGTTTTCCAAAGAAGGAGCATAAAGCGGGTGAGGCCATACTGGAGGTAAGAGACTGGACAGTTGAGAACCCGGAAAATCCAGATAAGCCTATTCTGGACCATATTAATTTCCAGGTACGAAAAGGTGAGATTCTTGGAGTTGCAGGACTTATGGGGGCTGGGAGGACGGAACTGGCAATGAGTATTTTCGGGGCTTTGGAGGAAAAGGCTTCCGGGCAGCTCTTCCTGGAGGGAAAAGAGATTAAGAAAATGAAGCATCCAGGGGATGCGATCAGACAAGGGATTGGATATCTGTCTGAGGACAGAAAGAGGTATGGGCTTATCTTAGATGCCGATATCCGTACAAATACCACTCTCGCAAGCCTTAATAAGCTCCTAAAAGGCGGTGTGATTGATACAAACCTGGAGTTTAAGCGGACAAAAGAGTATATCGAGAAGCTGGGTACGAAAACCCCGTCCATGTTTCAGCTTGCCCGAAATCTAAGCGGAGGGAACCAGCAGAAGGTGGTGATTGCAAAGGCCCTTCTGGCAGAACCCAAAGTACTGATTGTGGATGAGCCTACCAGAGGGATTGATGTGGGGGCCAAATATGAAATTTACCAATTGATGAATGAATTGGTCGACCAAGGCATCAGTATTGTTATGATTTCTTCTGAGCTTCCAGAGATTATTGGAATGAGTGACAGGATTTATATTATGTATGAGGGGAAAATCCGCGGGGAATTAACTGCCGGGACAGATGAGATAACCCAGGAAAATATTTTGTTTTACGCAGCGGGAGGGATAAAAGATAATGTCAAATAG
- a CDS encoding substrate-binding domain-containing protein, with protein sequence MKGKVLKRLAGLLLGACMVVSLAACGQGGTSSEGETKGEGSGGDDKIKIGFSMKTVQEERWQRELENAEKWAEEAGVELIVQVANNDSNTQISQIENLTTQGIDVLMVVPVDGNALKNTLNSVHGQGIKIMGYDQEITAWNDAMVGYDSYEVGRQIASHVASLKEPGNYVFLYGDAAAGEAVENMIEGFHDEFGDFFDQDGNEIVMEQYCKEWAASEAMAYVENALSVTDNNITGVICMNDGIASGAIQALDAQNLTAYVTGQDAELTALKRIMEGKQTSTLYKDTVVLSKAAIDTAVKLAKGEEIEAEKNVTWGENTDAPWVTVDATVVTKDNMQEIIIDAGVYTEEEINAAETE encoded by the coding sequence ATGAAAGGTAAGGTCTTAAAAAGATTGGCAGGGTTACTTCTGGGAGCATGTATGGTAGTTTCACTGGCAGCCTGCGGGCAGGGAGGAACCAGTTCTGAGGGTGAGACAAAAGGGGAGGGTTCTGGAGGAGATGATAAAATTAAAATCGGATTCTCTATGAAAACAGTACAGGAGGAAAGATGGCAGAGGGAGCTGGAGAATGCAGAGAAATGGGCAGAGGAGGCGGGAGTAGAACTGATTGTCCAAGTTGCGAATAATGATTCTAATACCCAGATTTCACAGATTGAAAATCTGACTACACAGGGAATTGATGTTTTGATGGTTGTTCCGGTCGATGGCAATGCCCTGAAGAATACGCTTAATTCTGTCCATGGCCAGGGTATTAAAATTATGGGATATGACCAGGAAATAACAGCGTGGAATGATGCCATGGTAGGGTACGACTCTTATGAGGTTGGCCGCCAGATTGCCAGCCATGTGGCTTCTCTGAAAGAACCTGGGAATTATGTGTTCCTTTATGGTGATGCGGCGGCCGGTGAGGCAGTGGAAAACATGATAGAAGGATTCCATGATGAATTTGGGGATTTCTTTGACCAGGACGGAAACGAGATTGTGATGGAGCAGTATTGTAAAGAGTGGGCCGCTTCAGAGGCTATGGCTTATGTAGAGAATGCATTGTCTGTGACGGATAATAATATTACAGGCGTTATCTGTATGAATGATGGGATCGCATCAGGGGCAATACAGGCCCTGGATGCCCAGAACCTGACAGCATATGTGACAGGGCAGGATGCAGAGCTGACAGCCCTCAAACGTATTATGGAAGGAAAACAGACGTCTACCTTATATAAAGATACAGTGGTTCTCTCCAAGGCGGCCATTGATACTGCTGTGAAGCTGGCAAAAGGTGAGGAGATAGAGGCAGAAAAGAATGTGACCTGGGGAGAAAATACAGACGCGCCATGGGTAACAGTAGATGCCACAGTTGTGACTAAGGATAATATGCAGGAAATAATTATTGACGCAGGCGTGTATACAGAAGAGGAAATTAATGCCGCTGAAACCGAATAA
- a CDS encoding FadR/GntR family transcriptional regulator codes for MPENTAATIKKEKTLKEKVGILIAERMETDQKLPTEKEMMAQFNVSRSSLREVLSIYESNGIIHTVQGSGRYITPPNFSAPLVDTWSILIEAKPALLLNLLDIRCMLEINSLSTAMRYIDIKQLQLLQAEVNAMKEKSAAGKTFASNDREFHRILFSSTKNILLEQLLTAFWDLYSLARVETYHEELPTLAQQHGDILAAFTQEDLEMATSLLKQQFDDARQQIKIALLDNE; via the coding sequence ATGCCAGAGAATACTGCGGCAACTATCAAGAAAGAAAAAACGTTAAAAGAAAAGGTAGGTATTTTAATTGCAGAGAGGATGGAGACAGATCAGAAACTCCCTACAGAAAAGGAAATGATGGCACAATTTAATGTCAGCCGCTCTTCACTCAGGGAAGTACTGAGCATATATGAGTCCAATGGGATTATCCACACTGTACAGGGCAGCGGCCGCTATATAACACCACCGAATTTCAGCGCCCCCCTGGTCGACACCTGGTCTATTCTTATTGAGGCAAAACCCGCCCTATTATTAAACCTCCTAGATATCAGATGTATGCTGGAAATTAATTCCTTAAGCACTGCTATGCGCTACATTGATATCAAGCAGCTTCAGCTCCTCCAGGCAGAGGTCAATGCTATGAAAGAAAAGTCGGCGGCAGGAAAAACCTTTGCCTCCAATGACAGAGAATTTCACCGGATACTTTTTTCCAGCACCAAAAATATTCTTCTCGAACAGCTTCTCACTGCATTTTGGGATTTATATTCCCTGGCCAGGGTGGAGACTTACCATGAGGAATTACCTACGCTGGCCCAGCAGCATGGCGATATTTTGGCGGCATTTACACAAGAAGATTTGGAGATGGCCACAAGCCTGCTAAAACAGCAGTTTGACGACGCAAGACAGCAGATAAAAATCGCTTTGCTGGACAATGAATGA
- a CDS encoding DUF1796 family putative cysteine peptidase — MDYDITKGKYDFFMSVGSHCRPALYLRRYGLRTTSSPLDWMMGYRLETVEYLFRTSFEDFFQECTEIKENNKLLKKEGHRWIEDTQNQIVSVHHFSTGLPLQEQRDKFYSKMKERYHRTSNLIREAKKVALIGTWSDGFEVLEEFLKKFGALYDKTAFTFINIRNNENIDNMIVRDRIISKNLKLIDYEFHDTTSESGIEAESSIQGWHTIMNSLWLIKQPFIEKIRSTPPPRTFVRIWRRDLRLSHYQVIVKI, encoded by the coding sequence ATGGATTACGATATTACAAAAGGCAAATACGATTTTTTTATGTCAGTGGGTTCACATTGCAGACCCGCCCTGTATTTAAGGAGATATGGACTTAGAACTACATCATCCCCTCTGGATTGGATGATGGGATATCGTTTAGAAACTGTTGAGTACTTATTCCGGACGTCATTTGAAGACTTTTTCCAGGAATGCACAGAGATTAAGGAAAATAATAAGCTCTTGAAAAAGGAAGGCCATCGTTGGATTGAGGATACGCAAAATCAAATTGTATCAGTACATCACTTTTCAACAGGACTGCCTTTACAGGAACAAAGGGATAAATTTTATTCTAAAATGAAGGAACGCTACCACAGAACCAGCAATCTAATTAGGGAGGCCAAAAAAGTAGCCCTAATAGGTACATGGAGCGATGGCTTTGAAGTTCTTGAAGAATTTTTGAAAAAATTCGGGGCATTATATGATAAAACAGCCTTTACTTTTATTAATATAAGGAATAATGAGAACATTGATAATATGATTGTAAGAGATCGTATTATTAGTAAAAATCTAAAGCTAATAGACTATGAATTTCATGACACAACATCGGAATCCGGAATTGAGGCAGAGAGCAGCATCCAAGGATGGCATACCATTATGAACAGTTTATGGTTAATTAAACAGCCGTTTATAGAAAAAATAAGGAGTACCCCCCCCCCCAGAACATTTGTACGTATATGGCGCAGGGATTTACGGCTTAGCCACTATCAGGTTATTGTTAAAATATGA
- a CDS encoding CvpA family protein: MKNWLLIIVGVIFLVSIIVGYVRGFFRIGLSLLSTVLTIVLMIVLNPLVAQALTKYTPIDEMIEEKCIEAFMPEISTESLAGLDLGDTPLAGLNADQLADINSLDWDRLGITGRDILKVMGEIPRDTQIKEIEESSLPVFLKEVILENNNSEIYKELNVSSFPEYVASYISRMVVKILSFLVTFLLAVIIVKALMAAVDIIGELPAIGFLNHFGGGVIGAVTALLLVWLGFLVLTILYSGTVGKACFEMIESSRILTFLYDKNILLQMLLKF; encoded by the coding sequence ATGAAAAATTGGTTATTGATAATTGTTGGGGTTATATTTTTGGTTAGTATTATAGTGGGATATGTGAGGGGGTTTTTCAGGATAGGCCTCTCATTGCTGTCTACAGTGCTGACGATTGTTCTTATGATCGTGCTGAATCCCTTGGTAGCGCAGGCGCTGACTAAATATACCCCTATTGATGAGATGATAGAGGAGAAGTGTATTGAGGCATTTATGCCGGAGATTTCCACAGAATCCCTTGCAGGCCTGGACTTGGGGGATACGCCCCTTGCAGGCTTGAACGCAGATCAGCTGGCAGATATAAACAGTCTGGACTGGGACAGGCTGGGTATCACGGGACGGGATATTCTGAAAGTCATGGGGGAGATTCCCCGGGATACACAGATAAAGGAAATTGAAGAGTCATCGCTGCCGGTATTCTTAAAGGAAGTCATACTGGAGAATAATAATTCGGAAATATATAAGGAGCTTAATGTTTCCAGTTTTCCCGAATATGTTGCATCATATATATCACGGATGGTGGTCAAAATACTTTCATTCCTGGTGACTTTTTTGCTTGCAGTTATTATTGTAAAAGCATTGATGGCAGCAGTGGATATTATAGGAGAGCTGCCAGCAATTGGTTTTTTGAATCATTTTGGGGGAGGGGTCATAGGGGCGGTAACTGCTCTTTTATTGGTATGGCTGGGGTTCTTGGTGCTTACCATTCTGTACTCGGGTACAGTGGGTAAGGCATGTTTTGAAATGATAGAGAGCAGCCGGATCCTGACATTTTTATATGACAAAAATATTCTGCTTCAGATGCTTCTGAAGTTTTAG